One Acidaminococcales bacterium DNA window includes the following coding sequences:
- the rpmE gene encoding 50S ribosomal protein L31 translates to MKEKIHPDFGVTKVVCACGNAFETGSVRKNLRVDVCSKCHPFFTGQQRNVAARGRIEKFKKRYGENV, encoded by the coding sequence GTGAAAGAGAAAATACATCCTGATTTTGGGGTGACCAAGGTAGTCTGCGCTTGCGGCAATGCGTTTGAAACAGGGTCGGTGCGGAAAAATTTGCGGGTAGACGTTTGTTCCAAATGCCATCCGTTTTTTACCGGCCAGCAACGCAATGTAGCCGCGCGCGGGCGCATTGAGAAATTCAAAAAACGCTACGGCGAGAATGTTTGA